Proteins found in one Xenopus laevis strain J_2021 chromosome 1L, Xenopus_laevis_v10.1, whole genome shotgun sequence genomic segment:
- the rpl34.L gene encoding ribosomal protein L34 L homeolog isoform X1 → MSSGLGFSRLVHVEYREDGSCRYCAFWEFWETQISKMAPRLTYRRRLSYNTTSNKTRLSRTPGNRIVYLYTKKVGKAPKSACGICPGRLRGIRAVRPKVLMRLSKTKKHVSRAYGGSMCAKCVRDRIKRAFLIEEQKIVVKVLKAQAQSQKAK, encoded by the exons ATGTCGTCAGGATTGGGATTTTCTAGGCTTGTGCATGTGGAATATCGTGAAGATGGATCATGTCGTTACTGTGCATTCTGGGAGTTTTGGGAAACCCAG ATCTCAAAAATGGCTCCGCGTCTCACATACCGTCGTAGGCTGTCCTACAATACAACCTCCAACAAAACAAGACT ATCCCGAACACCAGGTAACAGAATTGTGTACCTGTACACCAAGAAAGTTGGCAAAGCACCCAAATCTGCTTGTGGTATCTGCCCTGGAAGACTACGTGGT ATCCGTGCTGTTAGACCTAAAGTGCTCATGAGACTTTCAAAGACTAAGAAGCATGTCAGCAGAGCTTATGGTGGATCCATGTGTGCAAAATGTGTTCGTGATAG AATTAAGCGGGCATTCCTTATTGAGGAGCAGAAGATTGTTGTGAAAGTATTGAAGGCACAGGCACAAAGCCAAAAGGCAAAGTAA
- the rpl34.L gene encoding ribosomal protein L34 L homeolog, whose product MAPRLTYRRRLSYNTTSNKTRLSRTPGNRIVYLYTKKVGKAPKSACGICPGRLRGIRAVRPKVLMRLSKTKKHVSRAYGGSMCAKCVRDRIKRAFLIEEQKIVVKVLKAQAQSQKAK is encoded by the exons ATGGCTCCGCGTCTCACATACCGTCGTAGGCTGTCCTACAATACAACCTCCAACAAAACAAGACT ATCCCGAACACCAGGTAACAGAATTGTGTACCTGTACACCAAGAAAGTTGGCAAAGCACCCAAATCTGCTTGTGGTATCTGCCCTGGAAGACTACGTGGT ATCCGTGCTGTTAGACCTAAAGTGCTCATGAGACTTTCAAAGACTAAGAAGCATGTCAGCAGAGCTTATGGTGGATCCATGTGTGCAAAATGTGTTCGTGATAG AATTAAGCGGGCATTCCTTATTGAGGAGCAGAAGATTGTTGTGAAAGTATTGAAGGCACAGGCACAAAGCCAAAAGGCAAAGTAA